A genomic segment from Planctomycetaceae bacterium encodes:
- a CDS encoding carbohydrate-binding family 9-like protein gives MKRTMLICIAAAVTLGAWACVLTASDTAKEKSMPQTQPAASKPAIGIDPKPAVRKLLTHVIHRPKGPVKIDADWNKDVWKDVPAVTLEYYMGDKPAFAPRVQAKMLWDDKNLYIIWLVEDHYVLAKRAKHQEPVCLDSCAEFFFTPGEDWQQYGYYNLEMSATGVMWLSAHPAGKPAVMLAADDLATVEIASSLKGPIEKEMVGPTVWTLEYRLPIETMAKHSNGKFLRPAKGVTWRANFYKCADETSRPHWLTWSPIVWKAPAFHIPRQFGILKFED, from the coding sequence ATGAAACGTACCATGCTTATCTGTATCGCCGCCGCCGTGACGCTGGGCGCCTGGGCGTGCGTGCTGACCGCCAGCGATACCGCAAAGGAAAAATCCATGCCCCAAACCCAACCCGCCGCCTCCAAACCCGCGATCGGCATCGACCCCAAGCCCGCAGTGCGAAAACTGCTGACGCACGTGATCCACCGGCCCAAGGGACCGGTCAAGATCGACGCCGACTGGAACAAGGACGTCTGGAAAGACGTCCCAGCCGTCACGCTGGAATACTACATGGGCGACAAGCCCGCCTTCGCCCCGCGCGTGCAGGCCAAGATGCTCTGGGACGACAAGAACCTCTACATCATCTGGCTCGTCGAAGACCACTACGTGCTGGCCAAGCGCGCCAAGCATCAGGAGCCCGTCTGCCTCGATAGCTGCGCCGAGTTCTTCTTCACCCCCGGCGAGGACTGGCAGCAGTACGGCTATTACAACCTGGAGATGAGCGCCACCGGCGTGATGTGGCTCTCCGCGCACCCAGCCGGCAAACCTGCAGTGATGCTGGCGGCCGACGACTTGGCGACGGTGGAGATCGCCTCGTCGCTCAAAGGCCCCATCGAAAAGGAAATGGTCGGCCCCACCGTCTGGACGCTGGAGTATCGCCTGCCCATCGAGACGATGGCTAAACACAGCAACGGGAAATTTCTGCGCCCGGCCAAGGGCGTCACCTGGCGGGCCAACTTCTACAAGTGCGCCGACGAGACCAGCCGCCCGCACTGGCTGACCTGGTCGCCGATCGTCTGGAAGGCCCCGGCGTTCCACATCCCGCGGCAGTTTGGGATATTGAAGTTCGAGGACTAA